In Leucobacter denitrificans, the genomic window ATGTCTCGGCTGTTCCAGCTGCCGGCGTTGTTGCAGAGGCAATGGTCGCACTCGTACTTGCTGAGGCTGTCGTGGAAAAGTTCGGGGGAGACAGCCTTGCCGAAACGCAGCGCAATCTTCAGGGCTTCCTCAACGCAATTCCTGAGCGGCTCATAACGGCCCAAGAGTCGTGATCGCCTCGCGTCGCGCTGCCCGGCAGGCGGGTCCTCCCGTCACCGCGCCTAAGCCTGCGCCGCCGACGCATCGTGTGCTCCCTGTAGGTGAGGAGTCGCACACGCACAACCCGACCGAGGTGGAGGCCTCGAAGAAGGCGAAGCAACGGCGTAAGCGTCGGCGCCGAGGTGCATCGAGAGTGCCCGATCGAGCAATTGTCTTCGTTGGACCGATGGCAGCGGGAAAGACGAGCCTTGGGCGGCGGGTTGCGAAAGAGCTTGCGGTGCCGTTTGTTGACAGTGACGTTCTGTTCGTGCGCGAGCACGGTGCCATTACAGACTTCTTTGCGGCTCATGGTGAGCCTGAGTTTCGACGCATTGAAGCCGAGATCATTGCGGCTGAACTTGCGAAGCCGGGCACGAAAATTCTTGCGCTTGGCGGGGGAGCAGTGCTCACTGAGTCGACACGTCAGTTGCTCGCCCAATATCCCACAATTCTGCTTATGACTACGCAAGATGCTGTGCTGCGCACTGCGAACCTCTCGCGTCGGCCGCTCCTGCGAGATGATCCATCTGCTTGGGGAAGAATTCTTGCGGAACGTAAGCCCCTGTATCTTGAGGTCGCTAACGTCACCTTCAGAACTGATCGCGCAGGCAAAGAGCAGCTGACGAAGCGTGTTGTTCAGTGGGTCAAAGCTTACGGGCGAAAAGAACGCGCGAATGCGCGACGATCCACTACTGAACGTGGGCGCGAGGTTTCAATGGATGAG contains:
- a CDS encoding shikimate kinase — protein: MIASRRAARQAGPPVTAPKPAPPTHRVLPVGEESHTHNPTEVEASKKAKQRRKRRRRGASRVPDRAIVFVGPMAAGKTSLGRRVAKELAVPFVDSDVLFVREHGAITDFFAAHGEPEFRRIEAEIIAAELAKPGTKILALGGGAVLTESTRQLLAQYPTILLMTTQDAVLRTANLSRRPLLRDDPSAWGRILAERKPLYLEVANVTFRTDRAGKEQLTKRVVQWVKAYGRKERANARRSTTERGREVSMDEKKERE